One Streptomyces sp. 840.1 genomic window, AGCGCGACCCGGGAGGCGGTGGACTTGCCGGAACCCGACTCGCCCACCAGCCCCAGGGTCTGGCCGGCGTGCACGGCGAAGGAGACCCCGTCCAGGGCCCGCACGGCGTTCTTGCCGCGGCCGAAGTCCACGCTGACGTCGCGCAGTTCGGCCACCGGCTCGGCCTCCGGGTCCGGGGCGGAGGCAGCCGGGGCCGTCTGGCCCGCCTCGGCCACCGACAGCCGGGGCACGGCGGCCAGCAGGCGGCGGGTGTATTCGTGGGACGGCCGCAGCAGCACGTCCTCGACCGGTCCGGTCTCCACGATCTCGCCCCGGTACATCACGGCGACCCGGTCGGCGAAGTCGGCGACGACGCCCATGTTGTGGGTGACCAGCAGGACGCCGGTGCCGGTGTCGGCGGCGAGCCGGCGCAGCAGGTCGAGGATCTCGGCCTGCACCGTGACGTCCAGAGCGGTGGTCGGCTCGTCGGCGATCAGCAGGGCGGGGTCGTTGGCGATGGCCATCGCGATGACCACGCGCTGGCGCTGCCCGCCGGAGAGCTGGAAGGGGTAGGCCCTGGCCCGCTTCTCCGGTTCGGGGATGCCGACCTTGCGCAGCAGCCCGACGGCCTCGGCCGAGGCGTCCTTGGGGGACATCTCACGGTGGTTGCGGATCACCTCGGCGATCTGCCTGCCGACCCGGGTCAGCGGGTCGAGGGCGGTGGCCGGCTCCTGGAACACCATGGAGGCGGTCCGGCCGCGCAGCGACGCGAGGTCGTTCTCCCGGGCGCCGACCACCTGGGTGCCCGCGATGACGGCGCTGCCGGTGGCACGGGCGTTGCCGGTCAGCAGGCCCATCGCGGCCAGCGCGATGGTGGACTTGCCGGAGCCCGACTCGCCGACGAGGGCGAGCGTCTCGCCCGGTTCGACGTGCAGGGAGACACCGCGCACGGCCGGTACCTCACCGGTCTCCGTGGTGAAGACGACGCCGAGGTCGTCGAGTTCGAGAATCGGTCCGGCCTGTGGTGCGGCGGGACCCTTGGTGACGGTCATCCGCGTCCCCTCACGTCGAATGCGTCGCGGAGCCCGTCCCCGATCGCGTTGAACGCCCACACCACCAGGATGATGGCCAGGCCGGGCGGAACGATGAGCCACCAGTAGCCGGAGTACGCGGCGGTGAGACCGGCCGACAGCATGCCGCCCCAGTCGGTGGCCGGGGGCTGGACGCCCAGGCCCAGGTAGGAGACGTAGGCGATGAGCAGGATGGCGTCGGCGATCTGGAAGGTGGCCGCGACGATGATGGTCGAGACGGAGTTCGGCAGGATGTGCCGGATGATCGCCCGGCCGTGCGTCCCGCCGATCGCCCGGAGCGTCAGCACGTAGTCGCGGTTCTTCAGGCTCAGCGTCTCCGCCCTGATCAGGCGCGACGGCACCAGCCAGGAGACGAAGCCCAGGATGACGATCATTCCCGTCAGGTCCGGGGTGGTGATCGCCGAGACCACCAGCAGGATGAAGAGCGCCGGGATGGCGATCCCCGCGTCCACGACCCGCATCATGACCGCGTCGACCCAGCCGCCCGCGTAGCCGGCGACGGCGCCCCACAGGGTGCCGATGACGGTGGCCAGCACGCCTGCGGCGAGACCGACGATCAGCGACACCTTGCCGCCGTACATGAGCCGGCCGAGCACGTCGTGGCCGACGGCGTCGGTGCCCAGCCAGTGCGAGCCGCTGGGTGCGAGGTTGACCTGCTGGAGCATCGTGTGGGTCTGGTCGGTGGAGTACACCAGCGGACCGACGAAGCAGAACAGGATGAAGAAGGCCACGACGCCGAGCCCGACCACGGCGAGCCTGTTGCGGCGGAAGCGGCGCAGGGCGAGGCGGGAGCCGGACGCCGCGGGGGTGGTGGCCGTGGCGGGCACCTGGCCCGGCTGGATGACGGCGCTCATGCCCGGCCTGCCTTCACTCGGGGGTCGATGACACGCTGGACGATGTCGGCGAGGAGCGTGCCGGTCACCGTGGCGACCGCGATGACGAGCACGCAGCCCAGGAGCACGGGGTAGTCGGAGGACTGGGCGGCGGTCCAGAAGAGCAGGCCCATACCGGGGTAGTTGAAGAGCTGCTCGACCACCAGCGCACCGCCGAACAGCACCGGCACGTAGTACCCGAGCATGGCGACCACCGGCGTCAGCGAGTTGCGGAACACATGCCGCCGCAGGAGGGCGCGGGAGCGGGTGCCGCCGGCCCGCGCCGTCCTGACGTAGTCCTCCGAGAGGTTCTCCAGGGTGGCCGCCCGCATGTAGCGGCTGAACACCGCGATCATCGAGGCGGCGCCCGCGACCACCGGCAGGACCAGTGCCTGCGGATCGGAGATCACCTGGGCGAGCGTGTCGCCCTGCGGCGCCTGGGAGGGGAACCACGGCAGCGTCTGGCTGAACACCAGCACCAGGACCAGCCCGAGGAAGTACACGGGCGTGGAGTAGGCGATGAAGCTCAGCGTGGTGATGACGTAGTCCGCCGGCTTGTTGCGCCGCATGGCCTGCCACATGCCCAGCGGGATCGCCAGGAGCAGGCCGACGACCGCCGACAGGACGGTGAGGAGCAGGGTCTTCGGCAGCCGCTCGGTGATGAGCTGGGAGACCGGCTCGTTGAGGGTGTACGAGGTCCCGAGGTCGCCGTGCAACAGCTGGTTCAGGTAGTAGAAGTACTGCACGGGCAACGGCTTGTCGAGGCCCTGCTCGTGGTTGAAGGACGTGATCTGCTGCGGC contains:
- a CDS encoding ABC transporter ATP-binding protein, with product MTVTKGPAAPQAGPILELDDLGVVFTTETGEVPAVRGVSLHVEPGETLALVGESGSGKSTIALAAMGLLTGNARATGSAVIAGTQVVGARENDLASLRGRTASMVFQEPATALDPLTRVGRQIAEVIRNHREMSPKDASAEAVGLLRKVGIPEPEKRARAYPFQLSGGQRQRVVIAMAIANDPALLIADEPTTALDVTVQAEILDLLRRLAADTGTGVLLVTHNMGVVADFADRVAVMYRGEIVETGPVEDVLLRPSHEYTRRLLAAVPRLSVAEAGQTAPAASAPDPEAEPVAELRDVSVDFGRGKNAVRALDGVSFAVHAGQTLGLVGESGSGKSTASRVALGLIAPSSGTVSLFGTDLGRVRSRARRALRAGVGVVLQDPVASLDARMTVGECVAEPLRVHHRGISAADRRSKVAAILDRVRLPRDVADRAPRELSGGQRQRVSLARALVLEPRLLVADEPTSALDVSVQQAVLEVISELQDELGFACLFVSHDLAVVQHFAQRVVVLRNGQIQEQGPTGATLLHPETDYTRGLLAAVPVPDPVIQRGRRAERLAALSAVRTEDRA
- a CDS encoding ABC transporter permease gives rise to the protein MSAVIQPGQVPATATTPAASGSRLALRRFRRNRLAVVGLGVVAFFILFCFVGPLVYSTDQTHTMLQQVNLAPSGSHWLGTDAVGHDVLGRLMYGGKVSLIVGLAAGVLATVIGTLWGAVAGYAGGWVDAVMMRVVDAGIAIPALFILLVVSAITTPDLTGMIVILGFVSWLVPSRLIRAETLSLKNRDYVLTLRAIGGTHGRAIIRHILPNSVSTIIVAATFQIADAILLIAYVSYLGLGVQPPATDWGGMLSAGLTAAYSGYWWLIVPPGLAIILVVWAFNAIGDGLRDAFDVRGRG
- a CDS encoding ABC transporter permease, with product MSTSSYLIRRVLQAVVVIVIVTIVVFGLLHALPGGPARGILGPQATPQQITSFNHEQGLDKPLPVQYFYYLNQLLHGDLGTSYTLNEPVSQLITERLPKTLLLTVLSAVVGLLLAIPLGMWQAMRRNKPADYVITTLSFIAYSTPVYFLGLVLVLVFSQTLPWFPSQAPQGDTLAQVISDPQALVLPVVAGAASMIAVFSRYMRAATLENLSEDYVRTARAGGTRSRALLRRHVFRNSLTPVVAMLGYYVPVLFGGALVVEQLFNYPGMGLLFWTAAQSSDYPVLLGCVLVIAVATVTGTLLADIVQRVIDPRVKAGRA